A window from Shewanella livingstonensis encodes these proteins:
- a CDS encoding ABC-F family ATPase, giving the protein MISTANITMQFGPEPLFENISAQFGHGNRYGLIGANGCGKSTFMKILSGALAPTSGNVSITPGFKVGTLSQDQFAFEQYSVVDAVIMGDVGLWKVKQERDSIYAKAEMTDEDGMRVGDLESQFAEMDGYTAESRAGEILLEAGIEESFHFGLMQQVAPGWKLRVLLAQALFANPDILLLDEPTNNLDIHTISWLATELNKRKCTMIIISHDRHFLNSVCTHMADIDYGELRVYPGNYEYFLAQSGLIREQLLAGNAKKSAEIDELQDFVNRFGANASKAKQASSRAKKMDKIKLDDVKSSSRITPSIRFAESKKLHRQALVLEELSHGFDEVLFEHGDLILEAGSKLAIIGENGVGKTTLLRCLVNELEHNHGRIKWSENAAIGYCPQDSTSDFDNDMTLFDWMSLWRTPKHNDLMVRGMLGRLLFSDDDANKKVRNCSGGEKNRLLFGKLMMMDINVLVMDEPTNHMDMEAIEALNQALKLFEGTLIFVSHDREFVSSLATRIIDVKDKKLINFQGTFDEYLASQAEAAANVARNSQ; this is encoded by the coding sequence TTGATTTCTACCGCTAATATCACCATGCAGTTTGGCCCTGAGCCATTATTTGAAAACATCTCGGCTCAATTTGGTCACGGTAACCGTTACGGTTTAATCGGCGCAAATGGCTGTGGTAAGTCTACGTTCATGAAAATTTTGAGTGGCGCTCTTGCCCCAACATCAGGCAACGTATCGATTACACCAGGCTTTAAAGTCGGTACGCTTAGTCAAGATCAGTTTGCGTTTGAACAATATAGCGTTGTTGATGCCGTGATCATGGGTGATGTTGGACTGTGGAAAGTCAAACAAGAACGTGACAGCATTTATGCCAAAGCAGAAATGACCGATGAAGACGGTATGCGAGTAGGCGACTTAGAAAGTCAGTTCGCTGAAATGGACGGCTACACAGCTGAAAGTCGCGCGGGTGAAATTCTGTTAGAAGCCGGTATTGAAGAGTCATTTCACTTTGGTTTAATGCAACAGGTTGCTCCGGGTTGGAAGTTGCGCGTGCTATTAGCACAAGCTTTATTCGCTAATCCAGACATATTGTTACTGGATGAGCCAACCAACAACTTGGATATTCATACCATCAGTTGGTTAGCCACCGAGCTAAACAAACGTAAATGCACCATGATCATCATTTCGCACGACAGACATTTCTTAAACTCTGTCTGTACTCATATGGCTGATATCGATTATGGCGAATTACGCGTTTATCCAGGTAACTACGAATACTTCCTTGCTCAATCAGGCTTAATACGTGAACAACTATTAGCCGGTAACGCCAAGAAAAGTGCTGAAATTGATGAGTTACAAGACTTCGTTAACCGCTTTGGTGCCAACGCATCTAAAGCAAAACAAGCTAGCTCACGCGCTAAAAAGATGGACAAAATTAAGTTAGATGATGTTAAGTCATCTAGCCGTATTACCCCGTCAATTCGTTTTGCAGAAAGCAAAAAGCTGCATCGCCAAGCACTGGTACTTGAAGAGTTGTCACACGGATTCGATGAAGTGTTATTCGAACACGGCGACCTTATTCTTGAAGCAGGTTCAAAACTAGCGATTATTGGCGAGAACGGCGTAGGTAAAACAACCCTATTACGCTGCTTAGTGAATGAGTTAGAACACAATCATGGCCGTATTAAATGGTCTGAAAATGCTGCGATTGGTTATTGCCCGCAAGACAGCACCTCTGACTTTGATAATGACATGACTTTATTTGATTGGATGTCATTATGGCGCACACCAAAACACAATGATTTAATGGTTCGTGGCATGTTAGGCCGTTTATTATTCTCCGATGACGATGCCAACAAAAAAGTCCGTAATTGTTCTGGTGGTGAAAAAAACCGTTTATTATTTGGTAAGTTAATGATGATGGATATTAACGTACTGGTAATGGACGAACCAACCAACCACATGGATATGGAAGCGATTGAAGCGCTAAACCAAGCCTTGAAATTATTTGAAGGCACATTGATATTTGTTAGCCATGACCGTGAATTCGTGTCATCTTTGGCTACACGTATTATTGATGTAAAAGACAAAAAATTGATTAACTTCCAAGGTACGTTTGACGAATATCTTGCAAGCCAAGCAGAAGCGGCTGCCAACGTAGCGCGTAATAGCCAGTAA